A window of the Nycticebus coucang isolate mNycCou1 chromosome 3, mNycCou1.pri, whole genome shotgun sequence genome harbors these coding sequences:
- the LOC128582203 gene encoding monocarboxylate transporter 3-like, with protein sequence MGAAGPRRGMGPPDGGWGWAVLGACFVVTGFAYGFPKAVSVFFRALMRDFGAGYSDTAWVSSIMLAMLYGTGQRLHRVLRLPGAPGIPNQ encoded by the coding sequence ATGGGCGCGGCCGGCCCCCGACGGGGCATGGGCCCCCCAGATGGCGGCTGGGGCTGGGCGGTGCTGGGCGCCTGCTTCGTGGTCACCGGCTTCGCCTACGGCTTTCCCAAGGCCGTGAGCGTCTTCTTCCGCGCGCTCATGCGCGACTTCGGCGCTGGCTACAGTGATACGGCCTGGGTGTCCTCCATCATGCTGGCCATGCTCTACGGCACGGGTCAGCGCCTCCACCGGGTCCTCCGCCTCCCTGGGGCCCCGGGGATCCCGAATCAGTAG
- the SLC16A8 gene encoding monocarboxylate transporter 3 codes for MLAGGLLASAGMVLASFATRLVELYLTAGVLTGLGLALNFQPSLIMLGLYFERRRPLANGLAAAGSPVFLSALSPLGQQLLEHFGWRGGFLLFGGLLLHCCACGAVMRPPPGPPLRGNSAGDRSGDAQGEAEAEASGSVLRLREAPPGGRPRRRLLDVAVCSDRAFVVYVVTKFMMALGLFVPAILLVNYAKDAGVPDTDAAFLLSIVGFVDIVARPACGALAGLAPLRRRVPYLFSLALLANGITDLSSARARSYGALVAFCIAFGLTYGMVGALQFEVLMATVGAPRFPSALGLVLLLEAVAVLIGPPSAGRLVDALKNYEIIFYLAGSEVALAGIFMAVATKCCLRSSKDAPSGPGTEGGASDTEEVEAEGDPEPLPAGAEEAGRLEALEVLSPRVGCPEPEVEAEPRSAPEAV; via the exons ATGCTGGCAGGTGGCCTGCTGGCCTCGGCCGGCATGGTCCTAGCTTCCTTCGCTACGCGTCTCGTGGAGCTGTATCTGACAGCTGGGGTGCTCACAG gcctgggcctggccctCAACTTCCAGCCATCGCTCATCATGTTGGGACTGTACTTCGAGCGACGGCGGCCTCTGGCCAACGGGCTGGCGGCGGCGGGCAGCCCAGTGTTCCTGTCCGCGCTGTCGCCACTTGGCCAGCAGCTGCTAGAGCACTTCGGCTGGCGCGGCGGCTTTCTGCTGTTCGGCGGGCTCCTGCTGCACTGCTGCGCGTGCGGAGCCGTCATGCGGCCGCCGCCAGGGCCACCACTGCGCGGAAACAGCGCCGGGGACCGCTCTGGGGACGCTCAGGGAGAGGCGGAGGCTGAGGCGAGCGGCTCTGTGCTGCGCTTGCGCGAGGCGCCCCCTGGCGGTCGGCCCCGCCGGCGTCTACTGGACGTAGCGGTGTGCTCCGACCGCGCCTTTGTAGTGTACGTGGTCACCAAGTTCATGATGGCACTCGGGCTCTTCGTGCCCGCCATCCTGTTAGTGAACTACGCCAAGGACGCGGGCGTGCCTGACACCGACGCCGCCTTCCTGTTATCCATCGTGGGCTTCGTGGACATCGTGGCGCGGCCAGCGTGCGGCGCCCTGGCAGGCCTGGCGCCGCTGCGACGGCGAGTCCCTTATCTTTTCAGTCTGGCCCTGCTGGCCAATGGGATCACGGACCTGAGCAGCGCGCGCGCGCGCTCCTATGGCGCCCTTGTCGCCTTCTGCATCGCTTTCGGCCTCACATATGGCATGGTGGGCGCGCTGCAGTTCGAAGTGCTCATGGCGACCGTGGGTGCGCCCCGCTTCCCCAGTGCGTTGGGCCTGGTGCTGCTCTTGGAGGCCGTGGCGGTGCTCATAGGACCGCCCTCCGCCG GCCGCCTGGTGGATGCTCTGAAGAACTATGAGATCATCTTCTACCTGGCAGGCTCTGAGGTGGCCCTGGCTGGGATCTTCATGGCTGTTGCCACCAAATGTTGCCTGCGCAGCTCTAAGGATGCCCCGTCAGGCCCAGGAACTGAGGGTGGGGCCAGTGACACTGAGGAAGTCGAGGCCGAAGGGGACCCTGAGCCCCTGCCTGCTGGTGCTGAGGAGGCTGGCAGACTCGAGGCCCTGGAGGTGCTGAGCCCCCGGGTTGGGTGCCCGGAACCAGAGGTGGAGGCAGAGCCAAGGTCGGCCCCTGAGGCTGTGTAG
- the BAIAP2L2 gene encoding brain-specific angiogenesis inhibitor 1-associated protein 2-like protein 2 isoform X3 yields the protein MEKNTKLDMQFIKDSRQHYEIEYRHRAANLEKCMSELWRMERKRDKNAREMKESVNRLHTQMQAFVSESQRAAELEEKRRYRFLAEKHLLLSNTFLQFFGRARGILQNRVLLWKEQSDASRSPSSRAHSPGLLGSVLGPPYPSGRLTPTRLDMPQRPLGEFSSPRNRHGSGSYGPEPADTRAASQLEPDRRSLPRTPSATSLYTSGTERSRSNSFGERPGAGGGGGSTRRVRALVSHSEGANHTLLRFSAGDVVEVLVPEAQNGWLYGKLEGSSTGGWFPEAYVKPLEEVPRSPMAPLSPMTSVNPMNELPSRSYPLRGSHSLDDLLDRPTNSTTSSEYWDGQSRSRTPSRVPSRAPSPAPTPLPGSRRSSMGSMGVSSDVKKLMSWEQHPPELFPRGTNPFATVKLRPTVTNDRSAPLIR from the exons ATGGAGAAGAACACCAAGCTGGATATGCAGTTCATCAAG GACAGCCGCCAGCACTACGAGATCGAGTACCGCCACCGAGCGGCCAACCTGGAGAAGTGCATGTCTGAGCTGTGGCGCATGGAGCGCAAGAGGGACAAGAACGCCCGGGAGATGAAG GAGAGCGTGAACCGGCTGCACACGCAGATGCAGGCCTTTGTGTCTGAGAGTCAGCGGGCAGCGGAACTGGAAGAGAAACGGCGCTATCGCTTCCTGGCCGAGAAGCACCTGCTGCTTTCCAACACCTTCCTGCAGTTCTTCGGCAGG GCCCGGGGGATACTCCAGAACCGCGTGCTGCTGTGGAAGGAGCAGTCGGATGCCAGCCGCAGCCCGTCGTCGCGCGCACACTCCCCGGGCCTGCTGGGCTCCGTGCTGGGGCCGCCCTACCCCTCGGGCCGCCTGACGCCCACCCGTCTGGACATG CCCCAGCGGCCTCTGGGCGAGTTCAGCTCCCCCCGCAACCGGCACGGCTCCGGCTCCTATGGCCCCGAGCCCGCCGACACAAGGGCTGCGTCGCAGCTGGAGCCAGACCGCCGGTCCTTGCCCCGGACGCCGTCGGCCA CCTCGCTCTACACCAGCGGCACCGAGCGCTCGCGCTCCAACTCCTTCGGTGAGCGCCCCGGAGCCGGCGGGGGCGGCGGAAGCACCAGGAGAGTCCGCGCCCTggtctcccactctgagggcgcCAACCACACGCTGCTGCGCTTCTCAGCCGGAGACGTGGTGGAGGTGCTAGTGCCTGAGGCCCAGAACGGCTGGCTCTACGGAAAGCTAGAGGGCTCCTCCAC GGGCGGCTGGTTCCCTGAGGCCTATGTAAAGCCTTTGGAAGAAGTGCCTAGGAGTCCCATGGCCCCCTTGAGCCCTATGACCTCTGTGAACCCCATGAACGAGCTACCTTCCAG GTCCTACCCACTCCGAGGTAGCCACAGCCTTGATGACCTCCTGGACCGGCCAACCAACTCTACCACGTCCTCAGAGTATTGGGATGGCCAGTCTCGCTCCCGTACCCCCAGCCGCGTGCCGAGTCGCGCCCCCAGCCCCGCACCTACACCCTTGCCTGGTAGCCGCCGAAGCAGCATGGGGAGCATGGGTGTGTCCAGTGACGTCAAG AAACTTATGTCCTGGGAGCAGCATCCACCAGAGCTCTTCCCGAG GGGCACCAATCCCTTTGCCACCGTAAAGCTTCGTCCTACTGTCACCAATGACCGCTCTGCGCCCCTTATCCGCTGA
- the PICK1 gene encoding PRKCA-binding protein — translation MFADLDYDIEEDKLGIPTVPGKVTLQKDAQNLIGISIGGGAQYCPCLYIVQVFDNTPAALDGTVAAGDEITGVNGRSIKGKTKVEVAKMIQEVKGEVTIHYNKLQADPKQGMSLDIVLKKVKHRLVENMSSGTADALGLSRAILCNDGLVKRLEELERTAELYKGMMEHTKSLLRAFYELSQTHRAFGDVFSVIGVREPQPAASEAFVKFADAHRSIEKFGIRLLKTIKPMLTDLNTYLNKAIPDTRLTIKKYLDVKFEYLSYCLKVKEMDDEEYSCIALGEPLYRVSTGNYEYRLILRCRQEARTRFSQMRKDVLEKMELLDQKHVQDIVFQLQRFVSTMSKYYNDCYGVLRGADVFPIEVDLAHTTLAYGLNQDEYMDGEEEEDDEEGDTAAGEPSRDARGTAGALDKGGSWCDS, via the exons ATGTTTGCAGACTTGGATTATGACATCGAGGAGGATAAACT TGGAATCCCTACTGTGCCTGGGAAGGTGACCCTGCAGAAAGATGCTCAGAACCTGATTGGGATCAGCATTGGAGGAGGGGCCCAATACTGTCCCTGCCTCTATATCGTCCAG GTATTTGACAACACCCCGGCTGCCTTGGATGGCACGGTGGCGGCTGGTGATGAGATCACTGGTGTTAATGGCAGGTCGATCAAAGGAAAAACTAAGGTGGAGGTGGCGAAGATGATTCAGGAGGTGAAG GGGGAGGTGACCATCCACTACAACAAGCTGCAGGCAGACCCCAAGCAGGGCATGTCCCTGGACATTG TGTTGAAAAAAGTCAAACACCGGCTGGTGGAGAACATGAGCTCAGGGACTGCAGATGCCCTGGGCCTGAGCCGGGCCATCTTGTGCAATG ATGGGCTCGTCAAAAGGCTGGAGGAGTTGGAGCGGACAGCTGAGCTATACAAAG GGATGATGGAACACACCAAGAGCCTCCTACGGGCCTTTTATGAGCTGTCGCAGACCCACCGGG CCTTTGGGGACGTGTTCTCTGTGATTGGGGTGCGGGAGCCCCAGCCAGCTGCCAGCGAGGCTTTCGTGAAGTTTGCTGACGCTCACCGCAGCATTGAGAAGTTCGGCATTCGGCTTCTGAAAACCATCAAGCCG ATGCTGACAGATCTGAACACATATCTCAACAAAGCCATCCCAGACACTCGCCTCACTATCAAGAAGTACCTGGACGTGAAGTTTGAGTACCTG TCATACTGCCTGAAGGTGAAAGAGATGGACGACGAGGAGTACAGCTGCATC GCCCTAGGAGAGCCCCTGTACCGAGTGAGCACAGGCAACTATGAGTACCGCCTGATCCTGCGCTGCCGCCAGGAGGCTCGCACCCGCTTCTCCCAGATGCGCAAGGATGTGCTGGAGAAGATGGAGCTGCTGGATCAGAAGCACG TCCAGGACATCGTGTTCCAGCTACAGCGCTTCGTGTCCACTATGTCCAAGTACTACAACGACTGCTATGGGGTGCTGCGGGGTGCAGATGTCTTCCCCATCGAGGTGGACCTGGCGCACACCACACTGGCCTACGGCCTCAACCAGGACGAGTACATGgacggggaggaggaggaggacgacgAGGAGGGAGATACAGCAGCTGGGGAGCCGTCCAGAGATGCACGAGGGACTGCTGGGGCCTTGGACAAGGGTGGAAGCTGGTGTGACTCCTGA